The Lonsdalea populi genome window below encodes:
- the rsmJ gene encoding 16S rRNA (guanine(1516)-N(2))-methyltransferase RsmJ, whose translation MKIGLMTEEGADKGALDALAARWGLTADDGQSLALVLTPERLELRKRDEPKLGAVCVDFVGGALAHRRRFGGGRGEAVARAVGIKKGYLPDVVDATAGLGRDAFVLASLGCRVRMVERHPVVAALLDDGLQRGYQDAEIGGWLRARLTLLHASSVERLKDIEPPPDVVYLDPMFPHRQKSALVKKEMRVFQTLVGADDDADALLAPARSLAKKRVVVKRPDYAPPLAGVPAQSMLETKSHRFDFYLPLT comes from the coding sequence CGCCGATAAAGGCGCCCTCGACGCTCTGGCCGCGCGCTGGGGGCTGACGGCGGACGACGGCCAGTCTCTCGCGCTGGTGCTGACGCCCGAGCGGCTGGAACTGCGCAAGCGGGACGAGCCGAAGCTGGGCGCCGTCTGCGTGGATTTCGTCGGCGGCGCGCTGGCGCACCGGCGCCGTTTCGGCGGCGGACGCGGCGAAGCGGTCGCCCGGGCGGTCGGCATCAAGAAGGGCTATCTGCCCGACGTGGTGGACGCTACCGCAGGACTGGGGCGCGACGCGTTCGTGCTGGCGTCGCTCGGCTGTCGGGTCCGTATGGTAGAGCGTCATCCGGTGGTTGCGGCGCTGCTGGACGACGGCCTTCAGCGCGGTTATCAGGATGCAGAGATCGGCGGCTGGTTGCGGGCGCGTCTGACGCTGCTGCATGCTTCCAGCGTCGAGAGGCTGAAAGACATCGAGCCGCCGCCCGACGTTGTCTATCTCGATCCGATGTTTCCTCACCGGCAGAAAAGCGCGCTGGTAAAAAAGGAGATGCGGGTATTCCAGACGCTGGTCGGCGCCGACGACGATGCCGACGCGTTGCTGGCCCCGGCACGCTCACTGGCGAAAAAGCGCGTGGTGGTCAAACGCCCGGACTACGCGCCGCCGCTCGCGGGCGTTCCCGCCCAGTCCATGCTGGAAACAAAGAGCCACCGCTTCGACTTCTATCTAC